In one window of Armatimonadota bacterium DNA:
- the rplS gene encoding 50S ribosomal protein L19, with protein sequence MGKVIIDQLEKEQLKTDIPEFGPGDTVRVHLRITEGGRERTQAFEGTVIGRAGGGASEQFTVRRVAHAVGVERTFLLHSPRVERIQVLRRGKVRRAKLYYLRQKVGRAGRIKEAR encoded by the coding sequence ATGGGCAAAGTGATCATAGACCAACTGGAAAAAGAGCAACTGAAGACCGATATCCCGGAGTTCGGACCCGGCGACACGGTGCGGGTTCATCTGCGCATCACCGAGGGCGGCCGCGAGCGCACCCAAGCGTTTGAGGGTACCGTCATCGGCCGCGCGGGCGGCGGCGCCAGCGAGCAGTTCACGGTGCGCCGCGTGGCCCACGCGGTTGGCGTCGAGCGCACCTTCCTGCTGCACTCGCCGCGCGTGGAGCGCATCCAGGTGCTGCGGCGCGGCAAGGTGCGGCGCGCCAAGCTCTACTACCTGCGCCAGAAGGTCGGCCGCGCCGGGCGCATCAAGGAGGCCCGTTAG